In Falco biarmicus isolate bFalBia1 chromosome 6, bFalBia1.pri, whole genome shotgun sequence, the following are encoded in one genomic region:
- the CASP8AP2 gene encoding CASP8-associated protein 2 isoform X2, with protein MATDEDELGLFDIRYGAEASPFREGDESSVDIYDGLDNGLTVPDNSAPNSTPAGNSLNLFDEILIEEGTAKEASYNENVILQNENQALKKNISALIKTARVEINRKDEEISNLHQRLSEFPSHRSSFTRYLPGSTNGRCSEMCKTKDSKFRPPDSGDSVKMEHRMKNDCSKDTYHSYSSHNTDSGKSSSEKRNTPYLLRYPPEELCIDSTHTCLPNYDHSSNKDNRKERKEIKSNEQYSRGSGNKYKREVHQSTGNNGDSEEGNSDPQQKLKTLSEKASKNDLQQKSQSLKFKRSPSVERRVERGVSSREKQTTGKDRFQTRGELFADERSQNVLKKDIKTYDKDEKNAGQKNKPNEKLQEQPRRSGRGSSPHSKNEQSKSLHESRKCRMEESRKGKDTDCRRDRGANDYTSRDGRTSPSSSKSREHKYARLKENSSRYEWETAHSKSERHRTEEKRKRERENQDENKHFRNERKVAKEFFHQSAKESKKGTDVTKSERNKSYKLEATSRVADSFKDHKVPKTKDDHTGTKSKDLKLSFMEKLNLTLSPAKKQCLSPTDRLKTSSPKAADEGSAELTLQAELLDFAHPVNCGPTEQSDLTLQVLDSAAQSDGAPAPPVPVNSEDEAVEVAAADPAQSEALSAVAVDELSSGILPEAQVGQVQPQALPGAAELPVPDEMQAETSDAAEACDVVESEAPATAAAVSDLNHPESLPLEVAGSVAECENLPVMVGVMQDDDVPAAAQSEPVSESTRALPESAAEKKEDKIRLAANIESSADQCGSQNLVLDDSEAKNSGDLECCDITDDTSETKPDSLMEVVKDDDPLAAENVECPTEGEGICEINMGTSQSHDRTMLTEKDETLVDQNACDLEPDLTEIRTAASSLSGEMYPRTKDRETNPFAIDDDSSILSIDLNHLRYIPKAISPLNSPMRPLAKALKMESPCKGLVKSYNKDVIPESTVVVCPSKNLSKELNKENQKPVSMSDEHLEMESQLSISSDEIEEGEIISSDEEKSKLERGSENTKKSRPKASPEARNLTSSPQNQKSKTVCCNEDYGKFISVKVSTKKNGERHKNQTFRSSKDMKKNKTVSIASLEKIVHVIVEPSNVQEVMQMLRAVRKQMRKNYMKFKVHFPVQRFHRIIESGIINFTSLIKYLNFSKMSTLGETVKLNICDIIESKLKQVKKNAIVDRLFEQQVSDMKKQLWKFVDEQLDYLFEKIRRIIIKLCDVQNESKEGKFEKAGKQKHKIGHKNDVQRSRKRSLKARSQKHEEYIISKQIVGYQRPKCQHEKSKTDAPKPAFTKCLNSIDNTRNSQAKVHLFKENNLQGTLTPFKGVKYEKEGFQLSRDANKSDLSYELLTEQQASSLTFNLVSDAQMGEIFKSLLQGSDLLEKNGGNIDRNEWEFRTPEKQVLDSYKCRGNAAELVQEIVPKETCVESRPVEDINWPIVSPVRAPSLASRLQMSVDPDVLDESCMFEVPTNATSCKEDECNLQKNKSFVSSILLEDLAVSLTIPSPLKSDAHLSFLKPENNSSSTPEGVLSAHYSEDALLEEEDATEQDIHLALESDNSSSKSSCSSSWTSRPVAPGFQCRPSLPMQAVIMEKSNDHFIVKIRRAVPSISTASDQVALVKEARVSSAKIEKEEIRSGAKERDSQIATAATVQGTVKPDLVKTDRLPHVSIGKEQHPALPQPLKESYNSIGKEETTGLLGPCRKSSNAENHDTESPDEGSEQSQAHKLKVSENINEMGVGCSLESYVDITDDIVGEISCCAVKSTANNRSQETSAGNLETSNKKEELEECAGAFIDLTGEFSNETAAGECNFETKSTSNTDEGCQKSIDDKTSKKRKKESVRENSNSKRQRRETESAGEGSDASDTKSEEVNSAPKLCSSKRNELQQNKDSSPSASSASSPSLYAKNIIKKKGEVVVSWTRNDDREILLECQRKGPSSKTFGSLATRLNKSPNQVSERFKQLMKLFKKSKCK; from the exons AATGTCATTCTGCAGAATGAAAACCAAGCtctgaaaaagaatatttcagcACTTATCAAAACAGCAAGAGTGGAAATTAACCGTAAGGATGAAGAAATCAGTAATCTCCATCAAAG GCTATCAGAATTTCCCAGTCATCGAAGTAGTTTCACCAGATACCTTCCAGGATCAACTAATGGAAGGTGCTCTGAGATGTGTAAAACAAAAGATTCCAAATTCAGACCTCCTGATTCAGGTGACAGTGTAAAGATGgagcacagaatgaaaaatgactGTTCAAAAGATACATACCACAGTTACTCATCTCATAATACAGACAGTGGGAAGTCTAgctctgaaaaaagaaacactccATATTTGCTGAGATACCCTCCCGAAGAGCTCTGCATTGACAGTACTCATACCTGTCTGCCAAACTATGACCATAGTTCCAACAAGgataacagaaaggaaagaaaagaaattaaaagtaatgaACAGTACAGTAGGGGAAGTGGCAACAAATACAAAAGAGAAGTACATCAGAGCACTGGAAACAACGGTGACAGTGAAGAAGGAAACTCAGATCctcagcaaaagctgaaaactcTTTCAGAGAAAGCTAGTAAAAATGACTTGCAACAAAAAAGTCAGAGCTTAAAATTCAAACGCAGTCCAAGTGTAGAAAGAAGAGTAGAAAGAGGTGTTTCTTCCAGGGAAAAACAAACTACTGGTAAAGACAGATTTCAAACAAGAGGTGAATTGTTTGCTGATGAGAGATCgcaaaatgtattaaaaaaagacattaaaacatatgataaagatgaaaaaaatgctggccaaaaaaataaaccaaatgaaAAGCTACAAGAGCAACCAAGGAGATCTGGTAGAGGGAGTAGTCCACACTCAAAGAATGAACAATCAAAGAGTCTTCATGAATCACGTAAATGTCGCATGGAAGAGtctagaaaaggaaaagacactGACTGCAGGAGAGACAGGGGAGCAAATGATTATACTTCTCGAGATGGAAGGACTTCACCTTCTAGTTCCAAAAGCAGAGAACATAAATATGCACGCTTGAAGGAAAACAGTAGTAGATATGAATGGGAAACAGCACATTCCAAATCAGAAAGacacagaactgaagaaaaaaggaaaagagaaagagagaatcAGGATGAGaataaacattttagaaatgaaagaaaagttgcAAAAGAATTTTTTCACCAATCTGCAAAAGAATCCAAGAAAGGTACAGATGTTACAAAAAGTGAGAGAAACAAGTCCTATAAGCTAGAAGCAACATCCAGAGTAGCAGACAGTTTTAAAGACCATAAAGTTCCCAAAACTAAAGATGATCACACTGGGACAAAAAGCAAAGACTTAAAACTTAGCTTTATGGAAAAGCTAAATTTAACTCTTTCTCCTGCTAAGAAGCAGTGTCTCTCTCCAACAGATAGACTTAAAACATCTTCCCCAAAGGCCGCTGATGAGGGGAGTGCAGAGCTCACGCTGCAGGCAGAACTGTTAGATTTTGCCCACCCTGTTAACTGTGGTCCCACAGAGCAATCTGATTTAACACTACAAGTTCTGGACAGTGCAGCTCAAAGTGACGGGGCACCAGCACCGCCAGTTCCTGTTAATTCTGAAGATGAAGCAGTGGAAGTTGCAGCAGCAGATCCAGCACAATCTGAAGCATTGTCAGCAGTGGCAGTGGATGAACTGAGCTCGGGAATCTTACCAGAAGCACAAGTGGGTCAGGTACAGCCCCAGGCCttgccaggagcagcagagttACCTGTTCCTGATGAGATGCAGGCTGAAACATCAGATGCAGCAGAGGCTTGTGATGTGGTTGAATCGGAAGCCCCAGCTACAGCAGCGGCAGTGTCAGATCTGAATCACCCTGAATCTTTGCCCCTGGAGGTGGCAGGGAGCGTGGCAGAGTGTGAAAACTTGCCTGTGATGGTGGGTGTGATGCAGGATGATGAtgtaccagcagcagcacagtctgAACCTGTCAGTGAAAGTACGAGAGCCCTTCCAGagtcagcagcagagaagaaagaagataaaatacgGCTAGCTGCTAACATAGAAAGCTCAGCAGACCAATGTGGCTCTCAAAACCTTGTCTTGGATGACTCTGAAGCCAAAAATTCTGGTGACCTGGAGTGCTGTGATATCACAGATGATACTAGCGAAACAAAACCAGACTCTTTAATGGAAGTAGTGAAGGATGATGATCCTTTGGCTGCAGAAAATGTTGAGTGTCCCACTGAGGGAGAGGGTATCTGTGAAATTAATATGGGTACATCTCAGTCACATGACAGAACTATGTTAACTGAGAAGGATGAAACATTAGTTGACCAGAATGCTTGTGATCTGGAGCCAGACTTAACTGAAATCCGTACTGCAGCATCTTCTCTTAGCGGTGAGATGTATCCTAGAACTAAAGACAGAGAAACTAACCCATTTGCTATTGATGATGACAGCTCAATACTAAGCATTGATCTCAATCACTTGAGGTATATTCCGAAGGCAATCAGCCCACTGAACAGTCCGATGCGCCCTTTGGCTAAAGCACTTAAGATGGAAAGTCCCTGCAAAGGTCTTGTGAAGAGTTATAACAAAG aTGTAATTCCTGAAAGTACAGTCGTTGTCTGTCCATCAAAGAATTTGTCAAAGGagttaaacaaagaaaatcagaagccAGTTAGCATGTCTGATGAACACTTGGAGATGGAGTCCCAGCTGAGTATCTCTTCAGATGAAATAGAAGAAGGAGAAATCATAAGCAGCgatgaagaaaaatctaaacTAGAAAGAGGctctgaaaatacaaagaagtCAAGACCAAAAGCTTCTCCCGAGGCACGAAATTTGACCAGCAGTCCGCAGAATCAAAAGAGCAAAACTGTGTGTTGCAATGAAGATTatggaaaatttatttctgtgaaagtaAGTACAAAGAAGAACGGAGAGAGGCATAAAAATCAGACTTTCAGATCTTCGAaggatatgaagaaaaataaaacagtgagcATTGCTTCTCTTGAAAAAATAGTTCATGTTATTGTTGAACCTTCAAATGTACAAGAAGTCATGCAGATGCTAAGAGCTGTACGAaaacagatgaggaaaaatTACATGAAGTTCAAGGTACACTTCCCAGTTCAACGTTTtcacagaattatagaatcTGGTATCATAAATTTTACatcattaataaaatacttgaaCTTTTCCAAGATGTCTACATTAGGTGAGACAGTAAAATTGAATATCTGTGATATTATAGAGTCCAAACTTAAGCAAGTTAAAAAGAATGCAATAGTGGACCGTCTTTTTGAACAACAAGTATCAGATATGAAAAAACAGTTATGGAAATTTGTAGATGAACAGCTTGATTACTTATTTGAAAAGATAAGGAGAATTATAATAAAACTATGTGATGTGCAAAATGAGAGTAAGGAAGGGAAatttgaaaaagcaggaaagcaaaaacacaAGATCGGTCATAAAAATGATGTGCAAAGATCTAGAAAAAGGTCCCTGAAAGCCAGATCTCAAAAGCACGAAGAATATatcatttcaaagcaaattgTGGGTTATCAGCGACCTAAGTGTCAGCACGAGAAAAGTAAAACAGATGCACCAAAACCTGCCTTTACCAAATGTCTTAACTCCATTGATAACACGAGGAATTCCCAAGCCAAAGTGCACCTCTTTAAAGAGAATAATTTGCAAGGCACTCTCACTCCATTTAAGGGTGTTAAATACGAAAAGGAAGGATTCCAACTCTCCAGAGATGCTAACAAATCTGATCTTAGTTATGAGCTTCTTACGGAACAACAAGCATCCAGTCTTACGTTCAATCTTGTAAGTGATGCTCAAATGGGCgaaattttcaaaagcttatTGCAAGGTTCTGATCTCTTAGAAAAAAATGGTGGCAATATTGACAGAAATGAGTGGGAATTCAGGACTCCAGAGAAACAGGTTTTAGACAGTTATAAATGCAGGGGTAATGCTGCTGAACTGGTGCAAGAGATTGTTCCAAAGGAGACTTGTGTGGAATCTCGACCAGTAGAGGATATTAACTGGCCTATTGTTTCACCTGTAAGAGCTCCCTCTTTAGCATCTAGGCTTCAGATGTCTGTTGATCCAGATGTACTAGATGAAAGCTGTATGTTTGAGGTTCCTACAAATGCAACTTCATGCAAAGAAGATGAATGCAACTTACAAAAGAATAAATCATTTGTTTCTTCTATCCTTCTTGAAGATTTGGCTGTTTCCTTAACTATTCCATCACCTTTGAAATCAGATGCTCACCTCAGCTTCCTAAAACCTGAGAATAATTCTAGCTCAACTCCCGAGGGTGTTCTCAGTGCACATTACAGTGAAGATGCACTACTTGAAGAGGAGGATGCCACTGAACAAGACATTCATTTGGCTTTAGAATCTGATAACTCAAGCAGTAAATCAAGTTGTTCTTCATCATGGACAAGTCGGCCTGTTGCTCCCGGTTTTCAGTGTCGTCCCAGCCTACCAATGCAAGCAGTAATAATGGAGAAATCCAATGACCATTTTATTGTAAAGATTAGGCGTGCAGTGCCATCTATCTCAACAGCATCTGATCAGGTGGCTTTAGTGAAGGAGGCACGGGTGTCCTCAGCTAAgattgaaaaagaagaaataagaagtGGGGCAAAAGAAAGGGACAGTCAGATTGCCACAGCAGCCACTGTGCAAGGAACTGTCAAACCAGATCTGGTTAAGACAGATCGCTTGCCTCATGTCAGCATCGGAAAAGAACAACATCCTGCCTTACCTCAGCCTCTAAAGGAGTCATATAATAGTAttggaaaggaagaaactaCTGGGTTGCTTGGACCCTGTAGAAAATCTTCAAACGCAGAGAACCATGACACTGAAAGCCCAGATGAAGGCTCTGAGCAATCTCAGGCACACAAATTGAAAGTAtctgaaaacataaatgaaatGGGTGTTGGATGCAGTTTAGAGTCATATGTAGACATAACAGATGATATTGTTGGTGAAATTTCATGTTGTGCAGTGAAATCCACTGCAAATAACAGGAGCCAGGAAACTTCTGCAGGAAATTTGGAAACCagtaataaaaaggaagaactggaagagtGCGCTGGTGCATTTATAGACTTAACAGGAGAGTTTTCCAATGAGACTGCAGCAGGTGAAtgtaattttgaaacaaaatccaCCTCAAATACTGATGAAGGATGCCAGAAAAGTATAGATGATAAAACtagtaaaaaaaggaaaaaggagtcTGTCAGAGAGAATTCCAACTCAAAAAGGCAACGACGAGAAACTGAATCAGCAGGTGAAGGGAGTGATGCAAGTGATACAAAGTCTGAAGAGGTAAATTCAGCACCCAAGCTATGTTCTAGTAAGAGGAATGAGTTGCAGCAGAACAAAGATTCTTCTCCTTCAGCGTCATCTGCATCATCACCTAGTCTGTATGCCaaaaacatcattaaaaagaaaggagaagtaGTAGTTTCCTGGACGAG AAATGATGACCGAGAAATTTTACTGGAATGTCAGAGAAAAGGGCCGTCAAGCAAAACCTTTGGTTCCTTGGCCACTAGGCTGAACAAAAGTCCAAATCAG GTTTCAGAAAGATTCAAGCAGTTAATGAAGCTGTTCAAGAAATCCAAGTGCAAGTAA